CATGGTCCTGCTCGCCACGCTGACGCTGATGTTCTATTACTGGACGCTGGGCGACCCGGACCGCGCCGTCCGGTACACCTTCCTGCTGTTCTACGTCACCGGGATCGTGTTCGGGCTGGCCGCCATCTTCATCAACGGCCCCGGCGAGCAGGGTCGTTACTCGGCGTTCGGCGGCGGGCCCAACGTCTTCGTCCGCATCGAACTGCTCGGCGTGATCAGCGCGATCGCGCTCGCCCTGATCCATCGGCGGTTGCTGTGGCTGCTGGCCACGCCGCTGCTGCTGCTGGCTGCGTTCCTCTCCGGGTCGCGGGGCGCCCTGCTCGCCGCCGGGGTTGTCGGCGGCTACGCGCTCTGGAAGATCCGCGGCCGGCTCAGGCTCGGCCCGGTGACCGGTGCCGCCGCGTTCGTGGTGACCGCCGGGATCGTCATCTGGTTCACCGCGCCACCGGCCTTCACCGCGCTGTTCCAGGAGCGGTTCGTCGAACAGACGGTCGAGGAGCAGTACACGTCGAACCGCACCGACATCTGGGCCGCCGCGCTGAAGCTGGGGTGGGACCACCCGATCGGTGGCAGCGGCCTGGACGGCTTCTACGGGACGATCGGCATCAACCAGATGATCGAGTACCCGCACAACTACGTGCTCGCCGTCGTGGCGGAAGGCGGACTGATCGGCCTCGGGCTGCTCACCCTCGCGGTCATACTCTGGACAAGGACCGTACGCGGTGGCGGCGCCCGCCCACAGGTGACCGGGCTCGCCGTGTCGGCGGCCGTGTTCGTGGCGCTGAGCAGCCTGTTCTCCGGTGACTACTACGACGCCCGGCTCGCTTGGATCTTCGCCGCGATGGCCGCCGCGGCCGCGGTCACGCAGGACCGGACGGCGTCCGCCGCCGCGCCTGCCCGCGAGCGAGAGGCAGTACCACGATGACTTCCCATCAACGATTCGGGCGGCGGGCGGTGTTGCTGCTGGGCGTCGGCTCGGTGGTGGCCGTGACCGCGGCGAACAGCGCGGCCCGGCCGTGCAACGCCGAGCCGCTGCCCCCGGCCGAGCCGGTGGCCGAGCCACCGGCGGAGACGACGGTCAAGCTGAAGCCGGTCAGCTACTGGACCGGCTTGTTCGAGCGCAGCTGGGACTACCAGGCGCGGACCGCGCAGCCGCTGAGCCGGTCCCGGGACAGCCAGGACCACTACGACCTGTCGTACACGCTGGACGCGAACGTGGCGATGTTCCGGGCCACCGGCGCGCTGCGTTACCTGGACCGGGCGATCGCCTACGTCGACAACGTGGCGTCCTCGGCCGTGCCGTCCACCTCGCTGCCCGGCAGCAGCTTCCGGGACGGGTACCGCGGCTGGCCGTCGAGCAAGTCCGGCGAGGGCGGCGACGAGGTGCCGCTCTACGAGAGCTACTTCTGGCGGTACGCCACCCAGTTGCTGGTCGCCATGCGGCAGAGCACCGCGGTGTACGCGAACGCGAGCTACCGCGCCGTCTACGAGCGACTGCACACCTTCGCCGAGGTGGAGGTCTTCGAGAAGTGGTACTCCCGGGGCGCCGGCGAGACGATCTTCCGGGACCGCACCCACATGGCCTCGCACTGGGCGCTGATCGCGCTCAACCTGGGGCAGCTCGCCACCGACCCGGACCGGCGGGCCCGGTACAAGCAGGTGCACGACACGATCAGCGCCCAGCTGCGCAACCAGATGATGCGCAATCCGGTGGAGCCGACCGCGTACTTCTGGAGCGACGTGTGGGGCTCGGCCCGCCGGCCCGGGCAGGACGTGGGGCACGGCAACGGGGTGATCGCGTACGTGGTCGAGGCCAAGGACCACAAGCAGGGCTGGACGGCGGCGGACATGACCGCGTTCGGGGCGCTGCTCGGCAAGGTGATCTGGCCGGGCGGGACCACGTACCGGGAGTTCGTCGACGGGACCGGGTCGGACAACGGCTGGATCGCCGACGGCTTCGTCAAGCTCGGCCGCTACGACGCGAACCTCCAGCGTCGCCTGGACTCGTACCAGGTGGTCAACGACCAGTTCGCCGGAAACATGGCGCTCAACGCAAAGATCCTGCGCGGGTGAGGAGACACCTATGACGGCATCGCTGCTGGAACCGGCGGCCCGGGAGTGGAAGGAGACGTTGCAGCACGTCGAGCACGACATGTATCACGTGCCGGACTACGTCGTCCTGGACGCCCGGCTGTACGGCGGCGCGCCGGCCGCGTTCCACTTCGAGCGGGGCGCGCGGCGGCTGCTGATTCCGCTGATCGTCCGGGAGATACCCGGCTCGGAGCTGCGGGACGCGCTGTCGCCGTACGGATATCCGGGTCCGGTCAGCGATGCCGCGCCGCACGAGACGGCCTTCTGGCGGGCGGCCTGCGCCGCCCTGATCGAGACGCTGCGGCAGGCCGGGATCGTCTCGGTGTTCGTCCGGATGCATCCGCTGCTGAAGCCGCCGTCGCCGGTGCTCGGCGAGGCCGGCGCGCTGGTCCGGCACGGCGAGACGGTGTCGATGGACCTCACGGTCAGCGTCGAGGAGATGTGGAGCCAGACCCGCAGCGACCACCGCAACCACATCAACCGGGCGAGACGCGCCGGCACCGAGGTCGTCTTCGACGACTGGGGGCGGCTCGCCGAGTGGGTCGAGGTCTACCACGACAACATGCGGCGGGTGGGCGCGGCCGACTACTACTTCTTCACGTACGACCACCTGGCCGCCCTGCACGACGCGGTCGGTGACCACATGCACCTCGCGGTCGCCCTCGAAGGCGACGAGGTGGTGGGCGGCAACACCTTCTTCGAGTACGACGGGATCGCCACCGGGTACGTCTCGTCCACCCGGCGGGCCCGCGGCCGGTACGCCGACGAGTTGCTCTACGACTCGGTGCGCCGGTGGTGCAAGGAGCGCGGCGCCGCGGTGTTCCACCTGGGCGGCGGCAAGGGCGGGGCGAACGACTCGCTCTTCTCCTACAAGGCCGGGTTCTCGCCGAGCCGGCACCCGTTCCACACCTGGCGCGTGGTGACCGACCCCGTGGCGTACGAGAATCTGGTCCGCGAACGGCGGCCCGGGGCCGATCCGGCGGACCTGTCCACCACCTTCCCGTCCTATCGCTAGGAGCGCGCCATGCGGATCACCTGCGTCGGCGGCGGCCCCGCCGGTCTGTACTTCGCGGTGCTGGCCAAGCTGGCCGACCCGGCCCGCGAGATCACCGTGCTGGAGCGCAACCCGCCCGGCGTCACCTACGGCTGGGGTGTGGTCTTCTGGGACGACCTGCTCGACGATCTGTTCCGCTACGACCCGGTCAGCGCCGCCCGGATCTGGGAGGCGGCCTACAAGTGGAACGAGTACGAGGTCCGGGTCACCGGCAAACCCGACTCCCACCTGGGCGGATACGGCTTCAGCATGGGCCGGCACAAGCTCCTGGAGATCCTCGGCGACCGGGCCCGCGAGCTGGGTGTCGAGGTGCGGTACTCCGACGACCTGACCGACCCGGCCATGCTGCCGCCGGCCGACCTGGTGGTGGCCTGCGACGGCGCCGGCAGCCGGATCCGGGAGCTGCACGCCGAGCACTTCGGGGCGACCGTCGAGACCGGCCGCAACAAGTACATCTGGCTGGGCACCCCGCACGTGTTCCGCACCTTCCGGTTCGGCTTCGAGCGGACCGACGCCGGCTGGATCTGGTTCCACGCCTACCCGTTCAGCGACACGGCCAGCACGTTCATCGTGGAGTGCACCCCGGAGACGTGGTCCGGGCTGGGCCTGGACGAGCTGGACTCGGCGGCCGGCAACGCCCGGTTGCAGGAGATCTTCGCCAAGCACCTGAACGGCCGGCCGCTCGACGACGCCGGCCGGGGCTGGCTGAACTTCCGGCGGGTCACCGCCGAGCGCTGGGACCACGGCAACGTGGTGCTGATGGGCGACGCCGCGCACACCACCCACTTCGCCATCGGCTCCGGCACCAAGCTGGCGATGCAGGACGCGATGGCGCTGGCGGACGCTGTCGCGGTCCATGACAAAGACGCCCTGCCCGCGGCGCTGGAACAGTACGAACACCGCCGCAAGGTCGCACTCGCCCCGCTGCAACGCGCCGCGCTCGCCAGCAGCGAGTGGTTCGAGCGGATGCCGGAGTACGCGGAGCTGCCGGCGAAGCGGTTCTCCTACGCCCTGTTCAACCGCCGCGAGGACTTCCCCGCGTGGCGGTACCTGCTGCATATTTCGACGCAGGGCACGGTCCCCCGCACGATGTTGCGCTGGACGCTGAACGCACGACGGTGGAACCGGGCCCGCCGGCGGCCGGCCGGCGGCCTCACCGCAGCAGTCCCCTGACCCCCGAGGACGAGGAGTACCGATGGCCGAAGGTGCGCTCCTGGAACCGGACGACACCGCGTGGGCCGAGGCGCTGAGCCGCACCCGGCACGACATCTACCACCTGCCCGCCTACGCACGGCTGGACGCCCAGCTCGTCGGAGGCACCGCGACGGCGTTCCGCTACGACGAGGCCGACCACGTCCTGCTGCTGCCCCTGATCCTGCGCCCGATCCCGGAGACCGGGCTGCGCGACGCCATCTCGCCGTACGGCTATCCCGGCCCGGTCAGCGACGTGGCGCCGGTCAACAGCGGGTTCTGGGCGCGGGCCGCCCGGGCGCTGGTCGAGCTGCTGAACACGCACGGGGTGGTCACCGCGTTCGTCCGGCTGCACCCGCTGCTGCCGGCGCCGCGGATCTCCCTCGAGCAGGCCGGCACCCTGGTCAACCACGGGCAGACCGTGTCGATCGACCTGACCGGCACCGCCGAGCAGATCTGGCACGACACCCACCGCACGCACCGCAAACAGATCAACCGGGCCAAGCGCGCCGAGGTGGAGATCGTCTTCGACGACTGGGACACGTTCGACACGTGGGTCGACACGTACCACGCGACGATGCACCGGGTCGGCGCCCGGGAGTTCTACTTCTTCAGCCACGAGCACCTGCACCGGCTGCGGGCCGCGCTCGGCGGGCATCTGCACCTGGCCACCGCGGTGCGGCGGGGCGAGGTGCTCGGCGGGAACCTCTTCTTCGAGTACGACGGGATGATGCACACCCATCTCCAGGCCACCCGGGACGGGCAGATCTTCTACGCCGACAAGCTGCTGTACCACGAGGTGCGGCTGTGGGGGCGCGAGCGGGGGAACCGGGTGGTGCACCTCGGCGGCGGGGTGGGCGGGTCGGACGACTCGCTGTTCCAGTACAAGGCGGCCTTCGGCAACGGGCGGCAGGACTTCCACACCTGGCGGCTGATCACCGATCCGGCGGCGTACGAGCGGCTGGCCGGAGCGCCGACGCCCGAGTCACTGGTGGGACGATTCCCAACATACCGGTAAATCGGTCGGCCTCGGAGCGGCCACCCGACCACAATGATCGACATGCTGGCCGCCACCCGGGAACTGCTCGACACCCTCGATCCGCTGCCGTCACGGATGCGGATGCGCCACCTCGCCGCCTGGGCGGCCACCGCCCCGGACCGGGCCGAGGTCTGCGCCGATCTGCGCGCCGGTGACGGTTACCAGCGGCACCTGGCCCTGGTCGCCGCGCTGGTCGCCGGGGATGCCGCGGCGATCGACGCGGCCACCCACGATCCGCTGCCCGGCCTGCGGTCGTTCGCCCTGCAGGCCGCGCTGCGCACCGGCCGGATGGCGCGGCGGATCGAGGAGCTGCCCGCCACCGATCGCCGCCGCGTCTACCGTACGCTGCGCGCCCGCCCCACCCCGGCCATCGCGGACGCGTTGATCCGCGACGTCCAGGCCCGTTTCGGCGACGACGAGGCGGCCGCCCTGCTGCCCGCGTGCGGCGCGGAGACGGTACGCGAGCTGCTCCCCGACCTGGCCCACGCCACCCGGCTGGCCGCCCTGGTCCGCCACCACCCCGCGGTGTTCGTCGACTACGTCGCCGCGACCCTGGCCGCCGCCGCGCCGGAAGACCTCGGCTGGGCGTGGAATCGGCTGGCCGCCGCGGTGCTCACCCTCGACCCGGAGCAGGCTCTCGGCCTGATCGAGACGTATGCGCCGGAGGACGCCCTGCCCGGCGACACCGGCCGGTACGGGCCGCTCGCCGGGCACGCGCCCCGGCGGGTGCTGCGGCTGCTGACCGCGCCTTCCCGGGCGGGATGGCTGCGGCGCAGCACGCTGCCGCAGGTGATCCTGCGCCGTCTCGCGGTGCTGCCCGACGAGGAGCTGGCGCCGCTGACCCGCGGTCTGAACGGGCTGGCGCCGCTGCTGCGGGCGCTGCCGCCGGGCCGGCGCGGCGTGATCTACGACGCCGGGCTGGCCGAGCAGGACACCAGCCGGTTCGTGCCGGATCACGGGGTGCTCGAGCTGCTGCCGGCCGCGATCCGGGTCCGGGAGGTGCGGCGGCTGCTGGCCCTCGACGAGGTGGCCCGGCGGGAGCAGCGGGTTCTGGATCTGAGCGCGTTCCTGGACTGGCCGGAGGCGGCCGCGGCGCAGGAGACCGCAGTGCGTTCCGGGGACGCCGGAGAGCGGGCCGCTGCCTGGACCCGGCTGGTCCGGGCGGCCGGCCGGTCCCGGGACACCGCGGCGGTGGCCGAGGTGGTCACCCGGCTGACCCGGCTGCGCAACGAACAGGACCCGGTCCGCTCGGCCGCGCTCACCGCCCTGGCCGGGGCGGCCCGCCTGCTCACCGCCGGCTCGGCGGCCGCGCTGACCACGATCACCACCGACGCGGTCGAGGCCCGGGACGCCTCCGGGACCACCACGATGGCGCTGACCCGGCTGGCCACCGACACTCTGCAACACCATGTCGACGTGCCGGAGCTGCGCGAGTGGGCGCTGCACACGATCGATCTGGCCGGCAGCGAGGCGACGGTGCCGATGTTGCGGCGCTTCGACCGGGTGTTGCGCCGCGGCCAGGAGGCCATGGTCTTCGACCGGCTCCGCCCGTGGATCACCGGAAACCTCGCGCGTGGCCGGTACGCGCCGCTCTTCGCGGTCACCGAGGCGCTCGGCGAGCGCGCGTGGCGGGTGCCGGGGCTCCAGGAGTTGCTGCGTCACGCCGCCGGGCCGGAGACCAAGGCGTGGATCGCGGCCATCGCCATCACCCGCTGGCTGGAGGATCCGCGGCAGCGCGACGCGCGGGTGGCCGAGGTGCTGGCCGCCGACCCGTCCGCGGTGCTTCTCACGCCGGTCTGGGAGATCGTCGCGACCCGCCGGACCGACCTGCTCGACGAGGTGCTCGCCCGCCCGCCGGCCGGGCGGTTCACCGACGAGCGCACCCGGCCGGTGCCGGGGTGGGCGCCGGGTGCTCGGCGCTGGCTGCCCCGGCAGCAGGCCGCGTTCGTCGCGCTGCACGCCCGCATCGCCGGCGACACCGGCATCGACGTCGGGGAACGGGTCGCCTCGCTGCGGGTCGCCGCCCCGCTCGGGGAGCCGGGCCGGGAACTGGTGCTCCGCCACCTGGCCGCGCCGGAGGTCCGCCTTGCCGAGGCTGCCCTCGGCGCTCTGGTCTGGACCGAGCGGCCCGACCTGGCGCTGCCGGTGCTGCTCCCGCACGCCGGCGACGACCGGGCCCGGGTGGCGATGTACGCCGCCGCGCGAGCCGCCAAGCATCTCCCACCGGCCGCGCTGGCCGGCCCCTTCGCCGAGCTTCTCGACACCTCGGCCGCCGTCAAGATCACCAGTCGGAAGGAGGCCGTGCGGATCCTGGCCCGCTACGGCCCGCCGGACTCGATGGACCGGCTGCTCGCCGTCCACACCGCGCCGGAGCAGCACCGCGACGTCCGGGCGGCGATCGTCGGGGCCGCCCGGCAGCGCCTGGACGCCGAGGCGAGCTGGACCGTCCTGGAGCGGGCGATCGCCGCGAGCCGGGAGGAGCGCCGGGCCGTCCTGGACTCTCACCCGTACGCGATCCCGGCCCGGCACCGCCCGCGCTACGCCGCGCTGATCGCCGCCGCCTGCCGGGCCGACGACCGGGAGGTGCGGCGGGCCGCGTTCGCCAAGCTGCCGGACTGGTCCCGCTGGGCCGGCGACCTCACCGGCCTCGTCGTCGACCGCCTCACCGAACTGGCCGAGCCACTGACGCACATCGAGGCCGCGGCCCTGCTGCGGGCCGCCGGGGACGCCGCGCTGGAGCCGGCGCTGAGCCGGCTGGCGGCGACGCCCGAGCCGCAGCCGGAGCCGGGCGCCGACCTGCCGGCCCGCCGCCGGGTCGAGGTGCTGGCCCAGGGCGTGGCGACCCTCGGCCGCTCGCTGCCGCCCGGCGCCGGTCGGGGCGCCCTGATCGCCGGGATGCACGCTCTGGCCGCCCGGCCCGGCTACCTCACGGTCGCTCTCTCCGCGCTGGTCAGTCTCGGTCACCTGGACAACTTGCTGGAGATCGCGGACCGGTGCGCGGGCCGCCCGGTGATCGCCGCCCGGCTCGCCGAGCGGGTCGGCGCCCGCCTGCGCGAGGACCGGAACCCACCGTCGCCGGCCGTCCTGCACGACCTGATCGAGCGCCTGGCCTGGCGGGGTGATCTGGCCGGCGGGCTGTTCGCGGTGCAGCTGGTCCGGTTCGGAGCGGGTTACCGGTGGGCGGGCCGCTGGCGCGAACTGCTGCTGGCGCTGCGCTCGCACCCCGACCCGGACGTCCGCGACGACGCCGTCACGGTCACGATGACCTGACGGCGCGGCGGACCGCGGGCCGCGGCGGGCCCGCATGACCCGCGTGGCGGTCGTGCGCGGGCCGGGCGTCGCGGGCCGATCGGCACGGGGCTGCGGGTCGTACCGGAAGAGGTTGATCTGAACCGGGAGCGGAAAGCGGAGATCAACCACAGGCTATTCATAGGCTTCGATGTTTTGCTCTGAGCCGTCCTCAGTCCCCTTCCCCCGAGGAGGAACGGTGCAAGACAACGACGCCTACGTGCGCGAGGTGCACGACAAGGGGTTGCGGTTCGACCTGCCGGCGATGTCGCGGCGGCGGATGTTCGGTGTGGCCGGCGGGGTCGGCGCGGCCGCGGTGATCGGCGGCGCGCTGGCCGCCGGTGGCACCGATCCCGCGCTCGCGGCGTGCCTGGCCGAGGTCGAGTCGGAGACGGCCGGGCCCTACCCCGCCGACGGCTCGAACGGGCCGGACGTGCGGGTGAGATCCGGGATCGTCCGCAGTGACATCCGGTCGAGTTTCGGCACCTCGACGACCACCGCGCCGGGCGTGCCGCTGCAATTCTCGCTCACCGTGCAGAACCTGAGCTGCGGCCTGGTGTCCGGTGCGGCGATCTACGCCTGGCACTGCGACCGGGCCGGACGGTACTCGTTGTACTCGTCCGGGGTGACCGGCGAGAACTACCTGCGCGGGATCCAGGTCACCAACTCGTCCGGGGTGGCGACCTTCACCAGCATCTTCCCGGGCTGTTACGCGGGGCGCTGGCCGCACATCCACTTCGAGGTGTACTCCTCGCTGGCCGCCGCCACCAGCGGCGCCGGGCCGATCCGCAAGACCTCGCAGATCGCGCTGCCCAAGGACGTGTCGCAGACGGTGTACGCGAGCGCCACCGGGTACTCGGCGAGCGTCACCAACCTGAGCCGGATCAGCCTGGCCACCGACATGGTGTTCCGGGACGACCTGGCGGCCCGGGAGATGGCCACGGTGACCGGCTCGGTCGCGAACGGCTACGTGGCAAACCTGACGATCTCCGTGAACCTGTAGATCCGTGGTGTCCCGCCCCGAGGGGCGGGACACCACGAGATCAGCGCGGTGGCTCAGCGGCGGACCATGCCGTGCGGGTCGATGACGTACTTGCGGGCGGCGCCCTGGTCGAACTCGAGGTAGCCCTGCGGGGCCTGGTCGAGCGGGATCGGGGTGGCGTTCACGTTCTTCGCGATCTGCACCCGGTCGTGCAGGATCGCCATCATCAGCCCGTGGTTGTACTTCATCACCGGGCACTGGCCGGTGACGAACGAGTGCGACTTGGCCCAGCCCAGGCCCAGCCGCAGGGACAGGGACCCGACCTTGGCGGCGTCGTCGACCCCGCCCGGGTCACCGGTCACGTACAGGCCCGGCACGCCGATCGCGCCGCCGGCCCGGGTCAGGTCCATCAGCGAGTTGAGCACCGTGGCCGGTTTCTCCACCTGCGCGTCCTGCCCGTGCCCGCGCGCCTCGAAGCCGACCGCGTCGACCGCGCAGTCGACCAGCGCCTGCCCGATCGCCGGGGCGGCCCGGCCGAGGATCTGCTGCACCTGGTCGACCGGTTCGCCCCGGGACACGTTCACCGTCTCGCAGCCGAAGCTGCGGGCCTGGGCGAGCCGCTCCTCGTTCAGGTCGCCGACGATCACCACGGCGGCGCCGAGCAGGAACGCCGAGGTGGCCGCGGCCAGGCCGACCGGGCCGGCGCCGGCGATGTAGACGGTGGAGCCGGTGGTGACCCCGGCGCTGACGCAGCCGTGGTATCCGGTCGGGAAGATGTCGGAGAGCATGGTCAGGTCGAGGATCTTCTCCAGCGCCTGGTCGCGGTCGGGGAAGCGGAGCAGGTTCCAGTCGGCGTAGGGGACCATCACGTACTCCGCCTGGCCGCCGACCCAGCCACCCATGTCGACGTATCCGTACGCCGAGCCGGGCCGGTCCGGGTTCACGTTGAGGCAGACTCCGGTCTTGCCCTCCTTGCAGTTGCGGCACCGGCCGCAGGCGATGTTGAACGGCACCGACACGATGTCGCCGACCCGGACGAACTCGACGTCCGAGCCGACGTCGACCACCTCACCGGTGATCTCGTGGCCCAGCACCAGGCCCTCCGGGGCGGTGGTGCGCCCGCGGACCATGTGCTGGTCGCTGCCGCAGATGTTGGTGGTGACCGTCTTCAGGATGGCGCCGTGCGGGGTACGCCGCCCGACGTTCATCTTGTTGACGCCGGGGCCGTCCTTCACCTCGTACGCCGGGTAGTCGATGTCCTGGACCGCAACGCGCCCGGGACCCTGGTAGACAACGGCTCTGTTGCCCATGGTGGCCTCCATCGTCGGGTGAACTCGATCCCGATGTTTCTCGCGCGGTAGCCGAAAATGAACCCTCGGTAATATCGACGCGCGCCGAAAAACACATTGCACCCATCCGATGGCATCATTCGGCGCATGATCAACGATCTGCGGACACTCCGGCTCGACGGCGTCGACATGTTGATCTCCCGAAGCGACGACCTGGTCGAGATCAGGGATCCCCGCAACAACCGGCTGATCAGTTCCCATCGGTCGCACGGGATCAACCGGCTCGCCGTGTGCGAGCCGGGCTGGCGCGACCCGCTGGTCGCGGTGACCACGGATGACGGCCTGCGCTGGCTGGATCCACGGACCGGGCCAACAGCCGATGCGACCGACGAATCACCACTCATCGGCGCGACCGCCACCTGGGCCGGCACGCTGCTCGCCGCCTCGCCGGCCGAGCCGTTCCCGATGCTGCGCTGGGATGCCGGGACCGGCGCCCGCCTCGAACCGCTGGGGGTGCACGCCGACCAGATCAGCGCGCTCGCCGTGCTCGATCTGCCGGACGGGCCGGTGATCTGCGCCGGTGACCGGAGCGGCACGATCCACCGCTGGAACCCGCGCACCGGGGCCCGCGCCGGGGATCCGCTGACGGTCGGCGACGAGCAGATCACCGCGATCGCCGGGGTCCGGCTGCCGGACGGCCGGCAGCTGATCACGGCGGCGACCGCCGACCTGCATCGCTGGGATGCCGCAACCGGCGAGCCGATCGGCGTGCCGATGGTGGTCGACAGCTACGCGGTGCACCGGA
Above is a genomic segment from Actinoplanes ianthinogenes containing:
- a CDS encoding O-antigen ligase family protein, whose translation is MSEPRVFLAPGLLLVLIAVGGRFTLDRAGFTSLGWVDLRVVGLLVALVLLVLDISRRVERQRTGRDETWLVVTLLFFLFQIASALWAPPAARIGAQVLDMVLLATLTLMFYYWTLGDPDRAVRYTFLLFYVTGIVFGLAAIFINGPGEQGRYSAFGGGPNVFVRIELLGVISAIALALIHRRLLWLLATPLLLLAAFLSGSRGALLAAGVVGGYALWKIRGRLRLGPVTGAAAFVVTAGIVIWFTAPPAFTALFQERFVEQTVEEQYTSNRTDIWAAALKLGWDHPIGGSGLDGFYGTIGINQMIEYPHNYVLAVVAEGGLIGLGLLTLAVILWTRTVRGGGARPQVTGLAVSAAVFVALSSLFSGDYYDARLAWIFAAMAAAAAVTQDRTASAAAPAREREAVPR
- a CDS encoding GNAT family N-acetyltransferase, with protein sequence MTASLLEPAAREWKETLQHVEHDMYHVPDYVVLDARLYGGAPAAFHFERGARRLLIPLIVREIPGSELRDALSPYGYPGPVSDAAPHETAFWRAACAALIETLRQAGIVSVFVRMHPLLKPPSPVLGEAGALVRHGETVSMDLTVSVEEMWSQTRSDHRNHINRARRAGTEVVFDDWGRLAEWVEVYHDNMRRVGAADYYFFTYDHLAALHDAVGDHMHLAVALEGDEVVGGNTFFEYDGIATGYVSSTRRARGRYADELLYDSVRRWCKERGAAVFHLGGGKGGANDSLFSYKAGFSPSRHPFHTWRVVTDPVAYENLVRERRPGADPADLSTTFPSYR
- a CDS encoding FAD-dependent monooxygenase produces the protein MRITCVGGGPAGLYFAVLAKLADPAREITVLERNPPGVTYGWGVVFWDDLLDDLFRYDPVSAARIWEAAYKWNEYEVRVTGKPDSHLGGYGFSMGRHKLLEILGDRARELGVEVRYSDDLTDPAMLPPADLVVACDGAGSRIRELHAEHFGATVETGRNKYIWLGTPHVFRTFRFGFERTDAGWIWFHAYPFSDTASTFIVECTPETWSGLGLDELDSAAGNARLQEIFAKHLNGRPLDDAGRGWLNFRRVTAERWDHGNVVLMGDAAHTTHFAIGSGTKLAMQDAMALADAVAVHDKDALPAALEQYEHRRKVALAPLQRAALASSEWFERMPEYAELPAKRFSYALFNRREDFPAWRYLLHISTQGTVPRTMLRWTLNARRWNRARRRPAGGLTAAVP
- a CDS encoding GNAT family N-acetyltransferase codes for the protein MAEGALLEPDDTAWAEALSRTRHDIYHLPAYARLDAQLVGGTATAFRYDEADHVLLLPLILRPIPETGLRDAISPYGYPGPVSDVAPVNSGFWARAARALVELLNTHGVVTAFVRLHPLLPAPRISLEQAGTLVNHGQTVSIDLTGTAEQIWHDTHRTHRKQINRAKRAEVEIVFDDWDTFDTWVDTYHATMHRVGAREFYFFSHEHLHRLRAALGGHLHLATAVRRGEVLGGNLFFEYDGMMHTHLQATRDGQIFYADKLLYHEVRLWGRERGNRVVHLGGGVGGSDDSLFQYKAAFGNGRQDFHTWRLITDPAAYERLAGAPTPESLVGRFPTYR
- a CDS encoding intradiol ring-cleavage dioxygenase, translating into MQDNDAYVREVHDKGLRFDLPAMSRRRMFGVAGGVGAAAVIGGALAAGGTDPALAACLAEVESETAGPYPADGSNGPDVRVRSGIVRSDIRSSFGTSTTTAPGVPLQFSLTVQNLSCGLVSGAAIYAWHCDRAGRYSLYSSGVTGENYLRGIQVTNSSGVATFTSIFPGCYAGRWPHIHFEVYSSLAAATSGAGPIRKTSQIALPKDVSQTVYASATGYSASVTNLSRISLATDMVFRDDLAAREMATVTGSVANGYVANLTISVNL
- the fdhA gene encoding formaldehyde dehydrogenase, glutathione-independent, with translation MGNRAVVYQGPGRVAVQDIDYPAYEVKDGPGVNKMNVGRRTPHGAILKTVTTNICGSDQHMVRGRTTAPEGLVLGHEITGEVVDVGSDVEFVRVGDIVSVPFNIACGRCRNCKEGKTGVCLNVNPDRPGSAYGYVDMGGWVGGQAEYVMVPYADWNLLRFPDRDQALEKILDLTMLSDIFPTGYHGCVSAGVTTGSTVYIAGAGPVGLAAATSAFLLGAAVVIVGDLNEERLAQARSFGCETVNVSRGEPVDQVQQILGRAAPAIGQALVDCAVDAVGFEARGHGQDAQVEKPATVLNSLMDLTRAGGAIGVPGLYVTGDPGGVDDAAKVGSLSLRLGLGWAKSHSFVTGQCPVMKYNHGLMMAILHDRVQIAKNVNATPIPLDQAPQGYLEFDQGAARKYVIDPHGMVRR
- a CDS encoding WD40 repeat domain-containing protein, with the translated sequence MINDLRTLRLDGVDMLISRSDDLVEIRDPRNNRLISSHRSHGINRLAVCEPGWRDPLVAVTTDDGLRWLDPRTGPTADATDESPLIGATATWAGTLLAASPAEPFPMLRWDAGTGARLEPLGVHADQISALAVLDLPDGPVICAGDRSGTIHRWNPRTGARAGDPLTVGDEQITAIAGVRLPDGRQLITAATADLHRWDAATGEPIGVPMVVDSYAVHRIDPVAVDGRTELITSGHDEVVQRWDAATGERLGDPLPGRCATVFYRYGELTLAIGTAQGTVELRPLGTWTRS